From Nicotiana tabacum cultivar K326 chromosome 22, ASM71507v2, whole genome shotgun sequence, one genomic window encodes:
- the LOC107791566 gene encoding putative LRR receptor-like serine/threonine-protein kinase At5g48740 isoform X1: MELHRCYYSWFLLSALFITVAFCDPDGFLSLSCGENTTYVDSSNITWTPDGAYISAGDVATVHFQEGSSPSTLPVRFFPDSLLRKCYKLPVKNVSSLVLVRTQFVYKNYDGLNKPPAFSVSLGRAITTTVNLSNTDPWIEEFIWTVDKDIVSLCFHSLTNSGFPVISSLELRPLPQGAYIDALGDFPNKMLRKCYRVNCGYNWSLRYPIDLYDRIWDADEDFSPFHVSSGFDIQANFNMSVLKESPPAAVLQTGRVLARRNDMTYNFPIDHQGDYHIVLYFAGILPVSPSFDVLINGYIVRSNYTVNRWEVSSLFFTMKGIDSLNITLKTVHYYPIINALEVYEILEIPLETSTTTVSALQVIQQSTGLHLDWEDDPCSPKSWEHIECEGNLVTSLELSDVDLRSISPTFGDLLDLKSLDLHNTSLAGEIQNIGSLQHLKKLNLSFNQLTAFGSELEDLINLQVLDLHNNSLQGTVPDSVGELKDLHLLNLENNKLQGPLPQALNRESLQVLSSGNLCLSFTMSLCNDFSKNPTIETPQVTVFTPTKRKSHKRLAIILGAVGVAIVALFLIFISVFLYMRRRKSGDTYASRTAAEMKNWNAAKVFSYKEIKAATNNFKEVIGRGSFGSVYLGKLPDGKQVAVKVRFDKTQLGADSFINEVSLLSHISHSNLVSLEGFCHESKQQILVYEYLPGGSLADNLYGAMSKKLTLSWVRRLKIAVDAAKGLDYLHNGTEPRIIHRDVKSSNILLDADMNAKVSDFGLSKQVTQSDATHVSTVVKGTAGYLDPEYYSTRQLTEKSDIYSFGVVLLELICGREPLSHSGSPDSFNLVLWAKPYLQAGAFEIVDESIKGTFDTESMRRAALIASRSVERDALRRPSIAEVLAELKDAYSIQLSYLASEGLAN; this comes from the exons ATGGAGCTGCATCGGTGTTACTATTCTTGGTTTCTTCTATCTGCTCTCTTCATCACTGTTGCTTTCTGCGATCCAGATG GATTTTTGAGCTTGTCTTGTGGTGAAAATACTACCTATGTTGATTCCTCCAACATTACATGGACACCAGATGGTGCCTATATCTCAGCTGGCGACGTCGCCACTGTCCATTTTCAAGAGGGATCCTCTCCATCTACTCTCCCAGTTAGGTTCTTTCCTGATTCTCTGCTTAGAAAATGTTACAAGCTACCAGTGAAAAATGTATCATCCTTGGTTCTTGTGAGGACTCAGTTTGTGTATAAGAATTATGATGGACTTAATAAACCCCCTGCATTCTCTGTTTCTCTTGGGAGGGCTATCACAACCACAGTCAATCTTAGTAACACCGATCCGTGGATCGAAGAGTTCATATGGACAGTTGATAAAGACATTGTGTCTTTATGTTTTCACTCTCTTACAAATAGTGGATTTCCAGTTATTTCATCCCTTGAACTTAGGCCACTTCCTCAAGGAGCTTACATCGATGCCTTGGGAGATTTTCCGAAcaagatgttgaggaaatgtTATCGTGTCAATTGTGGTTATAATTGGTCCTTAAG GTACCCGATTGATCTGTATGATAGAATTTGGGATGCTGATGAAGATTTCAGTCCATTTCATGTGTCTTCTGGTTTTGATATTCAAGCCAATTTCAATATGTCAGTTCTGAAAGAGAGCCCTCCTGCAGCTGTTCTTCAAACTGGAAGAGTTTTGGCACGTCGGAACGACATGACATATAACTTTCCTATTGATCATCAAGGAGATTACCACATTGTTCTTTACTTTGCTGGGATTTTGCCTGTCTCCCCTTCATTCGATGTACTCATTAATGGTTATATTGTTCGATCAAACTACACAGTGAATCGATGGGAAGTCAGTAGTCTGTTCTTTACCATGAAAGGAATTGATAGCTTGAACATCACATTGAAGACTGTTCACTACTATCCCATAATCAATGCTCTTGAGGTCTATGAGATCCTGGAAATTCCCTTAGAAACTTCCACAACCACAG TTTCAGCCCTACAAGTTATTCAGCAGTCAACTGGTCTACATCTTGATTGGGAAGATGATCCATGCTCTCCTAAATCATGGGAACACATAGAATGTGAAGGAAATTTGGTAACTTCATT GGAGCTTTCTGATGTAGACTTGAGGTCAATCAGCCCAACGTTTGGTGATTTACTGGATCTGAAATCCCT GGATTTGCATAACACTTCACTTGCTGGAGAGATACAAAATATCGGCAGCCTGCAACATCTTAAGAAGCT GAACTTGAGCTTCAATCAACTTACAGCTTTTGGTTCTGAGTTAGAAGACTTGATAAACCTTCAAGTTTT GGACTTGCATAACAATAGTTTGCAGGGAACAGTACCCGATAGCGTTGGAGAACTGAAGGACCTCCACTTACT GAACCTAGAGAACAATAAGCTGCAAGGCCCGCTGCCACAAGCTTTGAACAGAGAGAGTTTACAAGTCCT ATCATCAGGAAATCTATGTCTGTCCTTCACTATGTCTTTATGCAATGACTTCTCAAAAAACCCTACAATTGAGACACCACAAGTCACTGTATTTACCCCCACAAAACGCAAGAGCCATAAACGATTAGCAATTATACTTGGTGCAGTTGGAGTAGCTATAGTTGCTCTATTCCTAATCTTTATATCAGTATTCTTGTACATGAGGAGAAGAAAAAGTGGAGATACATATGCATCAA GAACTGCAGCAGAAATGAAAAACTGGAATGCTGCAAAAGTCTTTTCATACAAAGAAATCAAAGCTGCTACAAACAACTTCAAAGAGGTTATTGGTCGCGGTAGTTTCGGGTCTGTTTATCTTGGGAAACTTCCTGATGGTAAACAAGTTGCTGTTAAAGTTCGATTCGATAAAACTCAACTAGGTGCTGATTCTTTTATCAATGAG GTGTCCCTTCTATCACATATAAGTCATTCAAATCTTGTGTCACTAGAAGGATTTTGCCATGAATCTAAACAGCAAATTCTAGTTTATGAGTATTTACCTGGAGGATCACTGGCTGATAACCTCTACG GAGCAATGAGCAAGAAATTGACACTAAGCTGGGTGCGCAGATTGAAAATAGCAGTTGATGCTGCAAAAG GTTTGGATTACTTGCACAATGGAACTGAGCCAAGAATTATACACCGTGATGTGAAGAGCAGCAACATACTTCTGGATGCAGACATGAATGCTAAGGTATCTGACTTTGGCCTTTCTAAGCAAGTAACTCAATCAGATGCAACTCATGTTAGCACTGTTGTCAAAGGCACTGCTGGCTATCTTGATCCCGA ATACTATTCCACTCGACAACTCACTGAAAAGAGTGACATCTACAGTTTTGGAGTCGTTCTTCTTGAACTTATCTGTGGTCGAGAACCACTTAGTCACTCGGGCTCTCCAGATTCCTTTAACTTGGTTCTATGG GCAAAGCCATACTTGCAGGCAGGTGCATTTGAGATAGTAGATGAGAGCATAAAAGGAACTTTTGATACGGAGAGCATGAGAAGAGCGGCTTTAATCGCCTCTAGGTCAGTGGAGAGGGATGCATTGAGGAGGCCAAGTATTGCAGAAGTATTGGCTGAGCTCAAAGATGCATACAGCATTCAACTTTCCTATTTAGCATCTGAAGGACTTGCCAATTGA
- the LOC107791566 gene encoding putative LRR receptor-like serine/threonine-protein kinase At5g48740 isoform X2: MELHRCYYSWFLLSALFITVAFCDPDGFLSLSCGENTTYVDSSNITWTPDGAYISAGDVATVHFQEGSSPSTLPVRFFPDSLLRKCYKLPVKNVSSLVLVRTQFVYKNYDGLNKPPAFSVSLGRAITTTVNLSNTDPWIEEFIWTVDKDIVSLCFHSLTNSGFPVISSLELRPLPQGAYIDALGDFPNKMLRKCYRVNCGYNWSLRYPIDLYDRIWDADEDFSPFHVSSGFDIQANFNMSVLKESPPAAVLQTGRVLARRNDMTYNFPIDHQGDYHIVLYFAGILPVSPSFDVLINGYIVRSNYTVNRWEVSSLFFTMKGIDSLNITLKTVHYYPIINALEVYEILEIPLETSTTTVSALQVIQQSTGLHLDWEDDPCSPKSWEHIECEGNLVTSLELSDVDLRSISPTFGDLLDLKSLDLHNTSLAGEIQNIGSLQHLKKLNLSFNQLTAFGSELEDLINLQVLDLHNNSLQGTVPDSVGELKDLHLLNLENNKLQGPLPQALNRESLQVLYEIENVVFLCFSSEMKNWNAAKVFSYKEIKAATNNFKEVIGRGSFGSVYLGKLPDGKQVAVKVRFDKTQLGADSFINEVSLLSHISHSNLVSLEGFCHESKQQILVYEYLPGGSLADNLYGAMSKKLTLSWVRRLKIAVDAAKGLDYLHNGTEPRIIHRDVKSSNILLDADMNAKVSDFGLSKQVTQSDATHVSTVVKGTAGYLDPEYYSTRQLTEKSDIYSFGVVLLELICGREPLSHSGSPDSFNLVLWAKPYLQAGAFEIVDESIKGTFDTESMRRAALIASRSVERDALRRPSIAEVLAELKDAYSIQLSYLASEGLAN; the protein is encoded by the exons ATGGAGCTGCATCGGTGTTACTATTCTTGGTTTCTTCTATCTGCTCTCTTCATCACTGTTGCTTTCTGCGATCCAGATG GATTTTTGAGCTTGTCTTGTGGTGAAAATACTACCTATGTTGATTCCTCCAACATTACATGGACACCAGATGGTGCCTATATCTCAGCTGGCGACGTCGCCACTGTCCATTTTCAAGAGGGATCCTCTCCATCTACTCTCCCAGTTAGGTTCTTTCCTGATTCTCTGCTTAGAAAATGTTACAAGCTACCAGTGAAAAATGTATCATCCTTGGTTCTTGTGAGGACTCAGTTTGTGTATAAGAATTATGATGGACTTAATAAACCCCCTGCATTCTCTGTTTCTCTTGGGAGGGCTATCACAACCACAGTCAATCTTAGTAACACCGATCCGTGGATCGAAGAGTTCATATGGACAGTTGATAAAGACATTGTGTCTTTATGTTTTCACTCTCTTACAAATAGTGGATTTCCAGTTATTTCATCCCTTGAACTTAGGCCACTTCCTCAAGGAGCTTACATCGATGCCTTGGGAGATTTTCCGAAcaagatgttgaggaaatgtTATCGTGTCAATTGTGGTTATAATTGGTCCTTAAG GTACCCGATTGATCTGTATGATAGAATTTGGGATGCTGATGAAGATTTCAGTCCATTTCATGTGTCTTCTGGTTTTGATATTCAAGCCAATTTCAATATGTCAGTTCTGAAAGAGAGCCCTCCTGCAGCTGTTCTTCAAACTGGAAGAGTTTTGGCACGTCGGAACGACATGACATATAACTTTCCTATTGATCATCAAGGAGATTACCACATTGTTCTTTACTTTGCTGGGATTTTGCCTGTCTCCCCTTCATTCGATGTACTCATTAATGGTTATATTGTTCGATCAAACTACACAGTGAATCGATGGGAAGTCAGTAGTCTGTTCTTTACCATGAAAGGAATTGATAGCTTGAACATCACATTGAAGACTGTTCACTACTATCCCATAATCAATGCTCTTGAGGTCTATGAGATCCTGGAAATTCCCTTAGAAACTTCCACAACCACAG TTTCAGCCCTACAAGTTATTCAGCAGTCAACTGGTCTACATCTTGATTGGGAAGATGATCCATGCTCTCCTAAATCATGGGAACACATAGAATGTGAAGGAAATTTGGTAACTTCATT GGAGCTTTCTGATGTAGACTTGAGGTCAATCAGCCCAACGTTTGGTGATTTACTGGATCTGAAATCCCT GGATTTGCATAACACTTCACTTGCTGGAGAGATACAAAATATCGGCAGCCTGCAACATCTTAAGAAGCT GAACTTGAGCTTCAATCAACTTACAGCTTTTGGTTCTGAGTTAGAAGACTTGATAAACCTTCAAGTTTT GGACTTGCATAACAATAGTTTGCAGGGAACAGTACCCGATAGCGTTGGAGAACTGAAGGACCTCCACTTACT GAACCTAGAGAACAATAAGCTGCAAGGCCCGCTGCCACAAGCTTTGAACAGAGAGAGTTTACAAGTCCTGTACGAAATTGAAAACGTCGTGTTTCTTTGCTTCTCAT CAGAAATGAAAAACTGGAATGCTGCAAAAGTCTTTTCATACAAAGAAATCAAAGCTGCTACAAACAACTTCAAAGAGGTTATTGGTCGCGGTAGTTTCGGGTCTGTTTATCTTGGGAAACTTCCTGATGGTAAACAAGTTGCTGTTAAAGTTCGATTCGATAAAACTCAACTAGGTGCTGATTCTTTTATCAATGAG GTGTCCCTTCTATCACATATAAGTCATTCAAATCTTGTGTCACTAGAAGGATTTTGCCATGAATCTAAACAGCAAATTCTAGTTTATGAGTATTTACCTGGAGGATCACTGGCTGATAACCTCTACG GAGCAATGAGCAAGAAATTGACACTAAGCTGGGTGCGCAGATTGAAAATAGCAGTTGATGCTGCAAAAG GTTTGGATTACTTGCACAATGGAACTGAGCCAAGAATTATACACCGTGATGTGAAGAGCAGCAACATACTTCTGGATGCAGACATGAATGCTAAGGTATCTGACTTTGGCCTTTCTAAGCAAGTAACTCAATCAGATGCAACTCATGTTAGCACTGTTGTCAAAGGCACTGCTGGCTATCTTGATCCCGA ATACTATTCCACTCGACAACTCACTGAAAAGAGTGACATCTACAGTTTTGGAGTCGTTCTTCTTGAACTTATCTGTGGTCGAGAACCACTTAGTCACTCGGGCTCTCCAGATTCCTTTAACTTGGTTCTATGG GCAAAGCCATACTTGCAGGCAGGTGCATTTGAGATAGTAGATGAGAGCATAAAAGGAACTTTTGATACGGAGAGCATGAGAAGAGCGGCTTTAATCGCCTCTAGGTCAGTGGAGAGGGATGCATTGAGGAGGCCAAGTATTGCAGAAGTATTGGCTGAGCTCAAAGATGCATACAGCATTCAACTTTCCTATTTAGCATCTGAAGGACTTGCCAATTGA